Proteins co-encoded in one Prevotella sp. E13-27 genomic window:
- a CDS encoding sensor histidine kinase: protein MLKKPSLYRTFSLLSLLFVMLFGSITTVAASEDEDLQNDSLHAQLYRKFLDAYNQIGHEKAFYKIANEMCDFYRQKNMPSRYYKMQLNICLYDTENNHSDLAMQRANKMLQDMEEEGFDAYSMVYMALGTVFENRGNYHMAQHYYEQALSNLPSDDKGSRMAIYSRMAYLLMFRDPVDAKYWNDRYEEESIIFPEYRQVYLFLDCMIMFALNDEFHFRKSYAEYMKYHSDNQERLDNYGMETLRLANMAMDKNYDEALTQLRHSRTGDLNLITTYDMRITILKMKEDFKEALRVTEQRAVTVDSLNSDMLFANLNEMSAQVGVSRTESKAAHDRLVMLIIVIVLAAAVIGILFYFVMYNRKVTTELKEKNKQLASTLAMAEESQKMKLEFVRSVSHEIRTPLNAINGFNDILNTPGLDLPEEERKDLLERIKENVEAITKIVDEMLRVADKESNEYADQSEQFYCNQFFSSLLYAYRNQVSGAVELKYTTKVINRVQFKSNEEGLRKIMDNLIQNAIKFTKEGFIRVHCEQSTDGKLLIVSVADSGKGISKDMQDKIFEGFVKEDSFQQGIGLGLTLSKQIAKKLGGDLTIDKEYIGGARFVLTLPMVD, encoded by the coding sequence ATGCTAAAAAAACCATCTCTCTACAGGACTTTTTCATTGCTGTCGCTGCTGTTTGTGATGCTGTTTGGTAGCATTACCACTGTTGCTGCGTCGGAAGATGAAGATCTTCAAAATGACTCTTTACATGCACAGCTATACCGTAAGTTCCTCGATGCCTACAACCAGATAGGCCATGAGAAGGCATTCTATAAGATTGCCAATGAGATGTGTGACTTCTACAGACAGAAGAACATGCCGTCGCGCTATTATAAGATGCAGTTGAACATTTGTCTCTACGACACAGAGAATAACCACAGCGACCTCGCCATGCAGCGTGCAAACAAGATGCTGCAGGATATGGAGGAAGAGGGATTTGATGCCTATTCCATGGTTTATATGGCGCTTGGAACAGTGTTCGAGAACCGTGGCAACTACCACATGGCGCAACACTACTACGAACAGGCTCTAAGCAACCTGCCGTCGGACGATAAGGGCAGTCGCATGGCTATATACTCTCGTATGGCCTATCTGCTTATGTTCCGTGACCCTGTAGATGCCAAATATTGGAACGACAGATACGAGGAGGAGAGTATCATATTCCCTGAATACCGTCAGGTATATCTGTTCCTCGACTGTATGATAATGTTTGCCCTCAACGATGAGTTCCACTTCAGGAAGAGCTATGCTGAATACATGAAGTATCACAGCGATAACCAGGAGCGTCTGGATAATTATGGTATGGAGACTCTGCGACTGGCTAACATGGCTATGGACAAGAATTATGACGAGGCTCTTACACAGCTGCGCCATTCGCGCACAGGCGACCTGAACCTGATTACCACCTACGACATGCGCATCACCATACTGAAGATGAAGGAAGACTTCAAGGAGGCGCTAAGAGTGACAGAGCAGCGTGCTGTGACTGTTGACTCACTAAACTCTGACATGCTCTTCGCCAATCTTAACGAGATGAGTGCCCAGGTAGGTGTGTCGCGCACGGAGTCAAAGGCTGCCCATGACCGTCTGGTGATGCTTATCATAGTTATAGTGCTGGCAGCAGCAGTCATTGGTATTCTCTTCTACTTTGTAATGTATAACCGAAAGGTAACTACTGAACTGAAAGAAAAGAATAAACAGCTGGCATCGACGCTCGCCATGGCCGAGGAGAGCCAGAAGATGAAACTTGAGTTTGTGCGCTCGGTGAGTCATGAGATACGTACGCCTCTTAATGCCATCAACGGCTTCAATGACATTCTGAATACTCCTGGACTGGACCTGCCTGAAGAAGAGCGTAAGGACCTTCTTGAGCGTATCAAGGAGAACGTGGAAGCCATTACAAAGATTGTTGATGAGATGTTGCGTGTGGCCGACAAGGAGTCTAACGAGTATGCCGACCAGAGTGAGCAGTTCTACTGCAACCAGTTCTTCTCGTCGCTGCTCTATGCTTATCGCAATCAGGTGAGTGGTGCCGTTGAGCTGAAATACACCACGAAGGTAATAAACCGCGTGCAGTTCAAGTCCAACGAGGAAGGTCTGCGCAAGATTATGGATAACCTCATACAGAATGCCATTAAGTTCACAAAGGAAGGGTTTATTCGCGTACATTGCGAACAGTCAACTGATGGTAAGCTACTGATAGTCAGCGTGGCAGACTCAGGAAAGGGTATCAGCAAGGATATGCAGGACAAGATTTTTGAAGGCTTCGTCAAGGAAGACTCCTTCCAACAGGGCATTGGTCTTGGTCTAACCCTTAGCAAGCAGATAGCAAAGAAGCTCGGTGGCGACCTTACCATCGATAAAGAATACATCGGTGGCGCACGATTCGTGCTCACCTTGCCGATGGTAGATTAA